The Mercenaria mercenaria strain notata chromosome 8, MADL_Memer_1, whole genome shotgun sequence genome has a segment encoding these proteins:
- the LOC123566658 gene encoding ileal sodium/bile acid cotransporter-like, whose translation MNMENGTNMVNLFIYLNGTNTSLSDVTFSGKGPSSLKLVSDVVIPTTLIIIMFGMGCTIEFWKLIQHLRRPIGAAIGMLAQFIVLPLVTFGCAHALQLEPIAAIGMLVMGCCPSGSMSNIYSYWADGDVPLSVTMTTLATLLALGMMPLNIWLYSRSWINEGLLIPYNNMIVSLAMTLGPAAVGIFLRWKWEKIALVIVKIGSICGLIGIILSITFLSLLYPFMYSSSWKIYAGACLLNSVGFALGYIVAKLFRMNATHARTVALETGIQNVPLCLAVITLSFPKQMIPKLVLFPLLYGIFSQINSCVFVALFYICKRVKAYKNKRAGNDFTSVPTSENPDGVEMSIVVTKREKPVDSKI comes from the exons ATGAACATGGAAAATGGAACAAACATGGtgaatttattcatatatttaaacgGAACAAATACGTCTTTAAGTGATGTCACATTTTCAGGAAAAGGGCCGTCTTCACTAAAGTTGGTTTCCGATGTTGTAATACCGACAACTCTCATTATAATCATGTTTGGTATGGGATGCACAATAGAGTTCTGGAAACTTATCCAGCATCTTCGCAGACCAATCGGAGCAGCTATAGGAATGCTGGCTCAGTTTATCGTACTGCCTTTGGTTACCTTCGGATGTGCGCATGCGCTTCAGCTAGAACCGATAGCCGCTATAGGGATGCTGGTGATGGGTTGCTGTCCGAGTGGGTCAATGTCTAACATATACTCGTATTGGGCAGACGGCGACGTTCCATTAAG TGTGACTATGACAACGTTAGCTACACTTTTGGCGTTAGGTATGATGCCTCTAAATATCTGGCTGTACAGCAGAAGCTGGATAAACGAGGGCCTTTTAATACCTTACAACAACATGATTGTCTCCCTTGCAATGACACTGGGGCCTGCAGCTGTTGGAATATTTCTAAGATGGAAATGGGAAAAGATAGCTTTAGTTATTGTGAAG ATCGGAAGCATATGTGGACTAATAGGGATAATTTTGTCAATAACGTTTCTGAGCCTTCTCTATCCTTTCATGTACAGCTCGTCCTGGAAAATCTACGCCGGAGCCTGCCTTCTAAATTCTGTAGGCTTCGCACTCGGATACATCGTAGCTAAATTATTCCGAATGAATGCCACGCATGCAAGAACTGTCGCCTTGGAAACTGGAATTCAAAATGTTCCATTATGCCTGGCAGTAATCACTTTATCATTCCCAAAACAAATGATTCCGAAATTGGTGCTTTTTCCATTGTTATACGGAATATTCTCGCAGATTAATAGCTGTGTCTTTGTGGCGTTATTCTACATTTGCAAACGCGTCAAGGCGTACAAGAATAAAAGAGCGGGAAACGATTTCACCAGTGTGCCTACGAGTGAAAATCCTGATGGTGTTGAAATGAGCATTGTAGtaacaaaaagggaaaaaccagtagacagcaaaatataa